A single region of the Syngnathus acus chromosome 6, fSynAcu1.2, whole genome shotgun sequence genome encodes:
- the chkb gene encoding choline/ethanolamine kinase isoform X2 produces MAAFRNSSMFLSDHKEVSDLTRLSIINKESSGSKNAARRHSMEAGGNIIGDAVPLDEKKPPTTYQLLILAHERTSRTPSPLLGANGEDDSEAESFKGGRTEEVDRDTKERAFAWCRDFLSGAWKTIQIMDFQISIVSGGLSNLLYLCSLPDHVPSVEEEPRQVLLRIYGAILQGVDSLVLESVMFAILAERTLGPKLYGIFPQGRLEQYFPNTRMRTNQLSDVDISAEIATKMARFHKMVMPFNKEPTWLFGTINKYMDQVLTLTFTRDTHVKKYQKLMKLNLEMELKNLRKLLAETPSPVVFCHNDVQEGFCTSGVSAGNVLILHNGDQTSTDRLMLIDFEYSSYNYRGFDFGNHFCEWMYDYTYNQWPFYKATPEDYPSREQQLHFIRSYLSEQRGCGDQNVDQRQMEEDIIIEANRYALASHFLWGLWSIIQAKLSKIEFGYMDYAQVRFDAYFKQKKLFS; encoded by the exons ATGGCAGCCTTCAGAAATTcttcaatgtttttgtctgaTCACAAGGAAGTGTCTGACTTAACCCGGTTGTCCATCATCAACAAAGAAAGTTCTGGCTCAAAGAATGCAG CCCGAAGACACTCAATGGAGGCAGGTGGCAACATAATCGGCGACGCAGTCCCGCTAGACGAGAAGAAGCCGCCGACCACCTACCAGTTACTCATTCTCGCCCACGAGAGGACCTCGAGAACCCCGAGTCCACTTTTGGGTGCCAATGGAGAAGACGACTCCGAGGCGGAGTCCTTCAAGGGTGGCAGGACCGAGGAAGTGGACCGCGACACAAAGGAGAGGGCATTCGCGTGGTGCCGAGATTTCCTGTCTGGAGCGTGGAAGACCATCCAAATAATGGACTTTCAAATAAGCATCGTCAG TGGCGGCCTGAGTAATCTGCTGTACCTGTGCAGCCTGCCTGACCATGTGCCTAGCGTGGAGGAAGAGCCTCGTCAAGTGCTCCTCAGAATCTACGGTGCCATTCTCCAGGGTGTGGACTCTTTGGTGTTGGAGAGTGTAATGTTCGCTATCCTGGCCGAGCGAACTTTGGGACCAAAACTGTACGGTATCTTCCCACAAGGGCGCTTGGAGCAGTATTTTCCG AACACTCGAATGCGAACTAATCAGCTGTCAGACGTTGACATCTCTGCTGAGATCGCCACAAAAATGGCTcgttttcacaaaatggtCATGCCATTTAACAAAGAGCCCACCTGGTTGTTTGGGACCATTAACAA ATACATGGATCAAGTGTTGACGCTAACTTTTACGCGTGACACTCATGTGAAGAAGTATCAGAAGCTGATGAAGCTCAACCTGGAAATGGAGCTGAAGAACCTCCG TAAGCTACTAGCAGAAACGCCATCACCTGTGGTCTTCTGCCACAATGATGTCCaagaag GTTTCTGTACCTCTGGTGTCTCTGCAGGTAATGTTCTAATTCTGCACAATGGGGACCAAACCTCAACAGACCGACTGATGCTCATCGACTTTGAGTACAGCAGCTACAACTACAG ggGTTTTGATTTTGGAAACCATTTCTGTGAGTGGATGTACGACTACACCTACAACCAGTGGCCCTTCTACAAAGCCACACCAGAGGATTACCCAAGCAGAGAGCAACAG CTTCATTTCATTCGAAGTTATCTCTCGGAGCAAAGAGGATGCGGTGACCAAAACGTAGACCAAAGGCAGATGGAGGAAGACATTATCATTGAAGCCAACCG GTATGCATTAGCGTCACATTTTCTGTGGGGTCTTTGGTCCATCATCCAAGCGAAGCTCTCCAAGATTGAGTTTGGCTACATG GATTATGCCCAGGTCCGCTTTGATGCCTACTTCAAACAAAAGAAGCTCTTCTCCTGA
- the chkb gene encoding choline/ethanolamine kinase isoform X3, whose product MRLIRYALAFRLAGIGERRPSPVSSCRFLRPIVCPGSPLLLARRHSMEAGGNIIGDAVPLDEKKPPTTYQLLILAHERTSRTPSPLLGANGEDDSEAESFKGGRTEEVDRDTKERAFAWCRDFLSGAWKTIQIMDFQISIVSGGLSNLLYLCSLPDHVPSVEEEPRQVLLRIYGAILQGVDSLVLESVMFAILAERTLGPKLYGIFPQGRLEQYFPNTRMRTNQLSDVDISAEIATKMARFHKMVMPFNKEPTWLFGTINKYMDQVLTLTFTRDTHVKKYQKLMKLNLEMELKNLRKLLAETPSPVVFCHNDVQEGNVLILHNGDQTSTDRLMLIDFEYSSYNYRGFDFGNHFCEWMYDYTYNQWPFYKATPEDYPSREQQLHFIRSYLSEQRGCGDQNVDQRQMEEDIIIEANRYALASHFLWGLWSIIQAKLSKIEFGYMDYAQVRFDAYFKQKKLFS is encoded by the exons ATGCGATTAATTAGATATGCTTTGGCTTTCCGTTTAGCTGGCATTGGTGAGCGCCGTCCGTCACCAGTAAGCTCTTGTCGCTTTCTCCGACCCATAGTTTGCCCCGGTTCTCCTCTACTCTTAGCCCGAAGACACTCAATGGAGGCAGGTGGCAACATAATCGGCGACGCAGTCCCGCTAGACGAGAAGAAGCCGCCGACCACCTACCAGTTACTCATTCTCGCCCACGAGAGGACCTCGAGAACCCCGAGTCCACTTTTGGGTGCCAATGGAGAAGACGACTCCGAGGCGGAGTCCTTCAAGGGTGGCAGGACCGAGGAAGTGGACCGCGACACAAAGGAGAGGGCATTCGCGTGGTGCCGAGATTTCCTGTCTGGAGCGTGGAAGACCATCCAAATAATGGACTTTCAAATAAGCATCGTCAG TGGCGGCCTGAGTAATCTGCTGTACCTGTGCAGCCTGCCTGACCATGTGCCTAGCGTGGAGGAAGAGCCTCGTCAAGTGCTCCTCAGAATCTACGGTGCCATTCTCCAGGGTGTGGACTCTTTGGTGTTGGAGAGTGTAATGTTCGCTATCCTGGCCGAGCGAACTTTGGGACCAAAACTGTACGGTATCTTCCCACAAGGGCGCTTGGAGCAGTATTTTCCG AACACTCGAATGCGAACTAATCAGCTGTCAGACGTTGACATCTCTGCTGAGATCGCCACAAAAATGGCTcgttttcacaaaatggtCATGCCATTTAACAAAGAGCCCACCTGGTTGTTTGGGACCATTAACAA ATACATGGATCAAGTGTTGACGCTAACTTTTACGCGTGACACTCATGTGAAGAAGTATCAGAAGCTGATGAAGCTCAACCTGGAAATGGAGCTGAAGAACCTCCG TAAGCTACTAGCAGAAACGCCATCACCTGTGGTCTTCTGCCACAATGATGTCCaagaag GTAATGTTCTAATTCTGCACAATGGGGACCAAACCTCAACAGACCGACTGATGCTCATCGACTTTGAGTACAGCAGCTACAACTACAG ggGTTTTGATTTTGGAAACCATTTCTGTGAGTGGATGTACGACTACACCTACAACCAGTGGCCCTTCTACAAAGCCACACCAGAGGATTACCCAAGCAGAGAGCAACAG CTTCATTTCATTCGAAGTTATCTCTCGGAGCAAAGAGGATGCGGTGACCAAAACGTAGACCAAAGGCAGATGGAGGAAGACATTATCATTGAAGCCAACCG GTATGCATTAGCGTCACATTTTCTGTGGGGTCTTTGGTCCATCATCCAAGCGAAGCTCTCCAAGATTGAGTTTGGCTACATG GATTATGCCCAGGTCCGCTTTGATGCCTACTTCAAACAAAAGAAGCTCTTCTCCTGA
- the chkb gene encoding choline/ethanolamine kinase isoform X4, which translates to MRLIRYALAFRLAGIARRHSMEAGGNIIGDAVPLDEKKPPTTYQLLILAHERTSRTPSPLLGANGEDDSEAESFKGGRTEEVDRDTKERAFAWCRDFLSGAWKTIQIMDFQISIVSGGLSNLLYLCSLPDHVPSVEEEPRQVLLRIYGAILQGVDSLVLESVMFAILAERTLGPKLYGIFPQGRLEQYFPNTRMRTNQLSDVDISAEIATKMARFHKMVMPFNKEPTWLFGTINKYMDQVLTLTFTRDTHVKKYQKLMKLNLEMELKNLRKLLAETPSPVVFCHNDVQEGFCTSGVSAGNVLILHNGDQTSTDRLMLIDFEYSSYNYRGFDFGNHFCEWMYDYTYNQWPFYKATPEDYPSREQQLHFIRSYLSEQRGCGDQNVDQRQMEEDIIIEANRYALASHFLWGLWSIIQAKLSKIEFGYMDYAQVRFDAYFKQKKLFS; encoded by the exons ATGCGATTAATTAGATATGCTTTGGCTTTCCGTTTAGCTGGCATTG CCCGAAGACACTCAATGGAGGCAGGTGGCAACATAATCGGCGACGCAGTCCCGCTAGACGAGAAGAAGCCGCCGACCACCTACCAGTTACTCATTCTCGCCCACGAGAGGACCTCGAGAACCCCGAGTCCACTTTTGGGTGCCAATGGAGAAGACGACTCCGAGGCGGAGTCCTTCAAGGGTGGCAGGACCGAGGAAGTGGACCGCGACACAAAGGAGAGGGCATTCGCGTGGTGCCGAGATTTCCTGTCTGGAGCGTGGAAGACCATCCAAATAATGGACTTTCAAATAAGCATCGTCAG TGGCGGCCTGAGTAATCTGCTGTACCTGTGCAGCCTGCCTGACCATGTGCCTAGCGTGGAGGAAGAGCCTCGTCAAGTGCTCCTCAGAATCTACGGTGCCATTCTCCAGGGTGTGGACTCTTTGGTGTTGGAGAGTGTAATGTTCGCTATCCTGGCCGAGCGAACTTTGGGACCAAAACTGTACGGTATCTTCCCACAAGGGCGCTTGGAGCAGTATTTTCCG AACACTCGAATGCGAACTAATCAGCTGTCAGACGTTGACATCTCTGCTGAGATCGCCACAAAAATGGCTcgttttcacaaaatggtCATGCCATTTAACAAAGAGCCCACCTGGTTGTTTGGGACCATTAACAA ATACATGGATCAAGTGTTGACGCTAACTTTTACGCGTGACACTCATGTGAAGAAGTATCAGAAGCTGATGAAGCTCAACCTGGAAATGGAGCTGAAGAACCTCCG TAAGCTACTAGCAGAAACGCCATCACCTGTGGTCTTCTGCCACAATGATGTCCaagaag GTTTCTGTACCTCTGGTGTCTCTGCAGGTAATGTTCTAATTCTGCACAATGGGGACCAAACCTCAACAGACCGACTGATGCTCATCGACTTTGAGTACAGCAGCTACAACTACAG ggGTTTTGATTTTGGAAACCATTTCTGTGAGTGGATGTACGACTACACCTACAACCAGTGGCCCTTCTACAAAGCCACACCAGAGGATTACCCAAGCAGAGAGCAACAG CTTCATTTCATTCGAAGTTATCTCTCGGAGCAAAGAGGATGCGGTGACCAAAACGTAGACCAAAGGCAGATGGAGGAAGACATTATCATTGAAGCCAACCG GTATGCATTAGCGTCACATTTTCTGTGGGGTCTTTGGTCCATCATCCAAGCGAAGCTCTCCAAGATTGAGTTTGGCTACATG GATTATGCCCAGGTCCGCTTTGATGCCTACTTCAAACAAAAGAAGCTCTTCTCCTGA
- the chkb gene encoding choline/ethanolamine kinase isoform X1 encodes MRLIRYALAFRLAGIGERRPSPVSSCRFLRPIVCPGSPLLLARRHSMEAGGNIIGDAVPLDEKKPPTTYQLLILAHERTSRTPSPLLGANGEDDSEAESFKGGRTEEVDRDTKERAFAWCRDFLSGAWKTIQIMDFQISIVSGGLSNLLYLCSLPDHVPSVEEEPRQVLLRIYGAILQGVDSLVLESVMFAILAERTLGPKLYGIFPQGRLEQYFPNTRMRTNQLSDVDISAEIATKMARFHKMVMPFNKEPTWLFGTINKYMDQVLTLTFTRDTHVKKYQKLMKLNLEMELKNLRKLLAETPSPVVFCHNDVQEGFCTSGVSAGNVLILHNGDQTSTDRLMLIDFEYSSYNYRGFDFGNHFCEWMYDYTYNQWPFYKATPEDYPSREQQLHFIRSYLSEQRGCGDQNVDQRQMEEDIIIEANRYALASHFLWGLWSIIQAKLSKIEFGYMDYAQVRFDAYFKQKKLFS; translated from the exons ATGCGATTAATTAGATATGCTTTGGCTTTCCGTTTAGCTGGCATTGGTGAGCGCCGTCCGTCACCAGTAAGCTCTTGTCGCTTTCTCCGACCCATAGTTTGCCCCGGTTCTCCTCTACTCTTAGCCCGAAGACACTCAATGGAGGCAGGTGGCAACATAATCGGCGACGCAGTCCCGCTAGACGAGAAGAAGCCGCCGACCACCTACCAGTTACTCATTCTCGCCCACGAGAGGACCTCGAGAACCCCGAGTCCACTTTTGGGTGCCAATGGAGAAGACGACTCCGAGGCGGAGTCCTTCAAGGGTGGCAGGACCGAGGAAGTGGACCGCGACACAAAGGAGAGGGCATTCGCGTGGTGCCGAGATTTCCTGTCTGGAGCGTGGAAGACCATCCAAATAATGGACTTTCAAATAAGCATCGTCAG TGGCGGCCTGAGTAATCTGCTGTACCTGTGCAGCCTGCCTGACCATGTGCCTAGCGTGGAGGAAGAGCCTCGTCAAGTGCTCCTCAGAATCTACGGTGCCATTCTCCAGGGTGTGGACTCTTTGGTGTTGGAGAGTGTAATGTTCGCTATCCTGGCCGAGCGAACTTTGGGACCAAAACTGTACGGTATCTTCCCACAAGGGCGCTTGGAGCAGTATTTTCCG AACACTCGAATGCGAACTAATCAGCTGTCAGACGTTGACATCTCTGCTGAGATCGCCACAAAAATGGCTcgttttcacaaaatggtCATGCCATTTAACAAAGAGCCCACCTGGTTGTTTGGGACCATTAACAA ATACATGGATCAAGTGTTGACGCTAACTTTTACGCGTGACACTCATGTGAAGAAGTATCAGAAGCTGATGAAGCTCAACCTGGAAATGGAGCTGAAGAACCTCCG TAAGCTACTAGCAGAAACGCCATCACCTGTGGTCTTCTGCCACAATGATGTCCaagaag GTTTCTGTACCTCTGGTGTCTCTGCAGGTAATGTTCTAATTCTGCACAATGGGGACCAAACCTCAACAGACCGACTGATGCTCATCGACTTTGAGTACAGCAGCTACAACTACAG ggGTTTTGATTTTGGAAACCATTTCTGTGAGTGGATGTACGACTACACCTACAACCAGTGGCCCTTCTACAAAGCCACACCAGAGGATTACCCAAGCAGAGAGCAACAG CTTCATTTCATTCGAAGTTATCTCTCGGAGCAAAGAGGATGCGGTGACCAAAACGTAGACCAAAGGCAGATGGAGGAAGACATTATCATTGAAGCCAACCG GTATGCATTAGCGTCACATTTTCTGTGGGGTCTTTGGTCCATCATCCAAGCGAAGCTCTCCAAGATTGAGTTTGGCTACATG GATTATGCCCAGGTCCGCTTTGATGCCTACTTCAAACAAAAGAAGCTCTTCTCCTGA
- the LOC119124317 gene encoding kelch-like protein 42 isoform X2, whose amino-acid sequence MNLLCNCFRKMLAWISMWLTYSLVRVCSIFPRVGAWTPGVTRANASHREYSDEWKNSMALRTYDLGGQGGSAVTVQTSTHTFRVDLGRLSECSEYFRALSQSGMREAAENLVHLEHVSSAVFHHLLEFYFHDAFETPREEELGSHIQVSSYLLAEAFLSRCLSVLTEELRPERCLSYLSLAREICCVELRSTVFAYLSRNLLELPHVIRCLSDEEKEELILLRTQGKPCLCSLRKENLMSWKDPETERARYVFAKQNGAWQPTAEFPFRADKWCFTVVVLYNYLYIIGGYRTLVRRRRHFSAVACQGRIYALGGWYLDSLVTPDSSTALYTAVECYDPWEDSWRFVSSLPLTDFQFTVSLSHDVPLATSLGHCLYVLGSIQRTGEKLMLQYNTRQDLWCELLPTLTRLDADLPALYFLMGASDKLVVIGGNNLHNVVMWFCTRTQKWGQAHSIRKTALAGQGALLGSQIVMPSVEHNSVVTMDLQTLTMKVLTALPISICYEAVFYLHF is encoded by the exons ATGAACCTTCTATGTAATTGTTTTAGAAAGATGCTAGCTTGGATAAGTATGTGGCTAACATATAGTCTTGTGAGAGTTTGCAGCATTTTTCCCAGAGTTGGTGCATGGACACCAGGCGTCACCCGCGCCAACGCGTCACACCGAGAATACTCAGATGAGTGGAAAAATAGCATGGCACTTCGCACGTATGACCTTGGAGGCCAAGGCGGCAGTGCGGTCACGGTCCAAACCAGCACGCACACATTCCGT GTAGACCTGGGAAGGCTTTCTGAGTGCAGCGAGTACTTCCGTGCTTTGTCTCAGTCGGGGATGAGGGAAGCAGCCGAGAATCTGGTCCACCTAGAACACGTGTCGTCAGCCGTCTTTCACCACCTGCTGGAGTTTTACTTCCACGATGCATTTGAAACCCCACGAGAGGAGGAGTTAGGCTCTCATATACAG GTATCCAGCTACCTCCTGGCTGAGGCCTTTCTCTCGCGGTGTCTGTCTGTGCTGACAGAGGAGCTGAGGCCGGAGAGGTGTCTGTCCTATCTGAGTCTGGCTCGGGAGATCTGCTGCGTGGAGCTGAGGAGCACCGTGTTTGCCTACCTAAGCAGGAACCTGTTGGAGCTGCCTCATGTCATCAG GTGTCTGAGCGACGAGGAAAAAGAGGAGCTCATCCTACTGAGGACACAAGGGAAACCTTGTCTCTGCAGTCTTCGGAAGGAGAACCTGATGTCTTGGAAGGACCCGGAGACAGAGCGTGCCCGCTACGTTTTTGCCAAGCAAAACGGAGCGTGGCAACCCACCGCTGAGTTCCCTTTCCGGGCAGACAAGTGGTGCTTCACGGTTGTGGTGCTATATAACTACTTGTACATCATAGGAGGCTACAGGACCCTTGTGAGGAGAAG GAGGCATTTCAGCGCAGTGGCCTGCCAGGGCCGTATCTACGCACTGGGCGGCTGGTACTTGGACTCCCTGGTCACCCCGGACTCCAGCACGGCCCTGTACACAGCCGTGGAGTGCTACGATCCATGGGAGGACTCATGGAG GTTTGTCTCGTCACTCCCTCTCACGGATTTCCAGTTCACCGTATCTTTATCTCATGATGTGCCTCTAGCGACCAGTCTTGGACACTGCCTCTATGTCCTGGGTAGCATACAGAGGACTGGAGAAAAACTGATGCTCCAGTACAACACCAGGCAAG ATTTGTGGTGTGAGCTGCTTCCCACTCTCACTAGACTAGATGCAGACCTTCCAGCTCTTTACTTCCTCATGGGCGCCTCCGACAAGTTAGTGGTGATTGGAGGAAACAACTTGCACAATGTGGTCATGTGGTtttgcacacgcacgcagaaATGGGGACAG GCACACAGTATACGGAAAACGGCGTTGGCCGGACAGGGGGCGCTGTTGGGCTCGCAGATCGTGATGCCGAGTGTGGAGCATAACAGCGTGGTGACGATGGACTTGCAAACGCTCACTATGAAGGTCCTGACCGCTCTGCCCATCTCTATCTGCTATGAAGCCGTCTTTTACCTTCATTTTTGA
- the LOC119124317 gene encoding kelch-like protein 42 isoform X1: MNLLCNCFRKMLAWISMWLTYSLVRVCSIFPRVGAWTPGVTRANASHREYSDEWKNSMALRTYDLGGQGGSAVTVQTSTHTFRVDLGRLSECSEYFRALSQSGMREAAENLVHLEHVSSAVFHHLLEFYFHDAFETPREEELGSHIQVSSYLLAEAFLSRCLSVLTEELRPERCLSYLSLAREICCVELRSTVFAYLSRNLLELPHVIRCLSDEEKEELILLRTQGKPCLCSLRKENLMSWKDPETERARYVFAKQNGAWQPTAEFPFRADKWCFTVVVLYNYLYIIGGYRTLVRRRWDFKIATFRYNPLTLEWSTAAPLIKHRRHFSAVACQGRIYALGGWYLDSLVTPDSSTALYTAVECYDPWEDSWRFVSSLPLTDFQFTVSLSHDVPLATSLGHCLYVLGSIQRTGEKLMLQYNTRQDLWCELLPTLTRLDADLPALYFLMGASDKLVVIGGNNLHNVVMWFCTRTQKWGQAHSIRKTALAGQGALLGSQIVMPSVEHNSVVTMDLQTLTMKVLTALPISICYEAVFYLHF, translated from the exons ATGAACCTTCTATGTAATTGTTTTAGAAAGATGCTAGCTTGGATAAGTATGTGGCTAACATATAGTCTTGTGAGAGTTTGCAGCATTTTTCCCAGAGTTGGTGCATGGACACCAGGCGTCACCCGCGCCAACGCGTCACACCGAGAATACTCAGATGAGTGGAAAAATAGCATGGCACTTCGCACGTATGACCTTGGAGGCCAAGGCGGCAGTGCGGTCACGGTCCAAACCAGCACGCACACATTCCGT GTAGACCTGGGAAGGCTTTCTGAGTGCAGCGAGTACTTCCGTGCTTTGTCTCAGTCGGGGATGAGGGAAGCAGCCGAGAATCTGGTCCACCTAGAACACGTGTCGTCAGCCGTCTTTCACCACCTGCTGGAGTTTTACTTCCACGATGCATTTGAAACCCCACGAGAGGAGGAGTTAGGCTCTCATATACAG GTATCCAGCTACCTCCTGGCTGAGGCCTTTCTCTCGCGGTGTCTGTCTGTGCTGACAGAGGAGCTGAGGCCGGAGAGGTGTCTGTCCTATCTGAGTCTGGCTCGGGAGATCTGCTGCGTGGAGCTGAGGAGCACCGTGTTTGCCTACCTAAGCAGGAACCTGTTGGAGCTGCCTCATGTCATCAG GTGTCTGAGCGACGAGGAAAAAGAGGAGCTCATCCTACTGAGGACACAAGGGAAACCTTGTCTCTGCAGTCTTCGGAAGGAGAACCTGATGTCTTGGAAGGACCCGGAGACAGAGCGTGCCCGCTACGTTTTTGCCAAGCAAAACGGAGCGTGGCAACCCACCGCTGAGTTCCCTTTCCGGGCAGACAAGTGGTGCTTCACGGTTGTGGTGCTATATAACTACTTGTACATCATAGGAGGCTACAGGACCCTTGTGAGGAGAAGGTGGGACTTCAAAATTGCCACGTTTCGGTATAATCCTTTGACTTTGGAATGGTCTACTGCTGCTCCACTTATTAAg CACAGGAGGCATTTCAGCGCAGTGGCCTGCCAGGGCCGTATCTACGCACTGGGCGGCTGGTACTTGGACTCCCTGGTCACCCCGGACTCCAGCACGGCCCTGTACACAGCCGTGGAGTGCTACGATCCATGGGAGGACTCATGGAG GTTTGTCTCGTCACTCCCTCTCACGGATTTCCAGTTCACCGTATCTTTATCTCATGATGTGCCTCTAGCGACCAGTCTTGGACACTGCCTCTATGTCCTGGGTAGCATACAGAGGACTGGAGAAAAACTGATGCTCCAGTACAACACCAGGCAAG ATTTGTGGTGTGAGCTGCTTCCCACTCTCACTAGACTAGATGCAGACCTTCCAGCTCTTTACTTCCTCATGGGCGCCTCCGACAAGTTAGTGGTGATTGGAGGAAACAACTTGCACAATGTGGTCATGTGGTtttgcacacgcacgcagaaATGGGGACAG GCACACAGTATACGGAAAACGGCGTTGGCCGGACAGGGGGCGCTGTTGGGCTCGCAGATCGTGATGCCGAGTGTGGAGCATAACAGCGTGGTGACGATGGACTTGCAAACGCTCACTATGAAGGTCCTGACCGCTCTGCCCATCTCTATCTGCTATGAAGCCGTCTTTTACCTTCATTTTTGA
- the LOC119124317 gene encoding kelch domain-containing protein 7A isoform X3: MFVEVSSYLLAEAFLSRCLSVLTEELRPERCLSYLSLAREICCVELRSTVFAYLSRNLLELPHVIRCLSDEEKEELILLRTQGKPCLCSLRKENLMSWKDPETERARYVFAKQNGAWQPTAEFPFRADKWCFTVVVLYNYLYIIGGYRTLVRRRWDFKIATFRYNPLTLEWSTAAPLIKHRRHFSAVACQGRIYALGGWYLDSLVTPDSSTALYTAVECYDPWEDSWRFVSSLPLTDFQFTVSLSHDVPLATSLGHCLYVLGSIQRTGEKLMLQYNTRQDLWCELLPTLTRLDADLPALYFLMGASDKLVVIGGNNLHNVVMWFCTRTQKWGQAHSIRKTALAGQGALLGSQIVMPSVEHNSVVTMDLQTLTMKVLTALPISICYEAVFYLHF; encoded by the exons ATGTTTGTGGAGGTATCCAGCTACCTCCTGGCTGAGGCCTTTCTCTCGCGGTGTCTGTCTGTGCTGACAGAGGAGCTGAGGCCGGAGAGGTGTCTGTCCTATCTGAGTCTGGCTCGGGAGATCTGCTGCGTGGAGCTGAGGAGCACCGTGTTTGCCTACCTAAGCAGGAACCTGTTGGAGCTGCCTCATGTCATCAG GTGTCTGAGCGACGAGGAAAAAGAGGAGCTCATCCTACTGAGGACACAAGGGAAACCTTGTCTCTGCAGTCTTCGGAAGGAGAACCTGATGTCTTGGAAGGACCCGGAGACAGAGCGTGCCCGCTACGTTTTTGCCAAGCAAAACGGAGCGTGGCAACCCACCGCTGAGTTCCCTTTCCGGGCAGACAAGTGGTGCTTCACGGTTGTGGTGCTATATAACTACTTGTACATCATAGGAGGCTACAGGACCCTTGTGAGGAGAAGGTGGGACTTCAAAATTGCCACGTTTCGGTATAATCCTTTGACTTTGGAATGGTCTACTGCTGCTCCACTTATTAAg CACAGGAGGCATTTCAGCGCAGTGGCCTGCCAGGGCCGTATCTACGCACTGGGCGGCTGGTACTTGGACTCCCTGGTCACCCCGGACTCCAGCACGGCCCTGTACACAGCCGTGGAGTGCTACGATCCATGGGAGGACTCATGGAG GTTTGTCTCGTCACTCCCTCTCACGGATTTCCAGTTCACCGTATCTTTATCTCATGATGTGCCTCTAGCGACCAGTCTTGGACACTGCCTCTATGTCCTGGGTAGCATACAGAGGACTGGAGAAAAACTGATGCTCCAGTACAACACCAGGCAAG ATTTGTGGTGTGAGCTGCTTCCCACTCTCACTAGACTAGATGCAGACCTTCCAGCTCTTTACTTCCTCATGGGCGCCTCCGACAAGTTAGTGGTGATTGGAGGAAACAACTTGCACAATGTGGTCATGTGGTtttgcacacgcacgcagaaATGGGGACAG GCACACAGTATACGGAAAACGGCGTTGGCCGGACAGGGGGCGCTGTTGGGCTCGCAGATCGTGATGCCGAGTGTGGAGCATAACAGCGTGGTGACGATGGACTTGCAAACGCTCACTATGAAGGTCCTGACCGCTCTGCCCATCTCTATCTGCTATGAAGCCGTCTTTTACCTTCATTTTTGA